The following proteins come from a genomic window of Geothrix edaphica:
- a CDS encoding DUF7544 domain-containing protein, with protein sequence MISITDPIQPALAHVRRILFEPFSARKWFVLGFSVFLANLVDGGSFNVNGNPFDHSSRTTAPDFSPVTEWVSTHLPLVIALGVVLFILILGLVVVFQWLGSRGEFMFLDNVARDRAEIVEPWTRFQDLGNRLFRFRLMLLLASLGLLIVCGGLGVLIALPDIHARHFGASALTGTISAGGLLFLGFLAIAIIGLLLRDFVVPIMYRRNLGTTEAWAVLRRELLPGNRWRFVGFYLMTFLLWIPALILILAGCCLTCCVAILPYLSSVAFLPIFVFFRCYSLGFLEQFGEDWRIIEVPQPQISTRSPDPLP encoded by the coding sequence ATGATCTCCATCACCGATCCCATCCAGCCCGCCCTGGCCCATGTCAGGCGCATCCTCTTCGAGCCCTTCAGCGCCCGGAAGTGGTTCGTGCTGGGCTTTTCCGTCTTCCTCGCCAATCTGGTGGACGGCGGGTCCTTCAACGTCAACGGCAATCCCTTCGATCATTCCTCCCGCACCACCGCGCCTGACTTCAGTCCAGTGACGGAGTGGGTCTCCACCCACCTGCCGCTGGTGATCGCCCTGGGCGTGGTGCTCTTCATCCTGATCCTCGGCCTCGTGGTGGTGTTCCAGTGGCTGGGCAGCCGGGGCGAGTTCATGTTCCTGGACAACGTCGCCCGGGACCGGGCGGAGATCGTGGAGCCCTGGACCCGGTTCCAGGACCTGGGGAATCGCCTCTTCCGGTTCCGGCTCATGCTGCTGCTCGCCTCGCTGGGCCTCCTCATCGTCTGCGGCGGGCTCGGCGTCCTCATCGCCCTGCCCGACATCCACGCCCGCCATTTCGGGGCCTCCGCCCTCACCGGGACGATCAGCGCCGGAGGCCTCCTGTTCCTCGGATTCCTGGCCATCGCGATCATCGGCCTGCTGCTGCGCGATTTCGTGGTGCCCATCATGTATCGCCGGAACCTCGGCACCACTGAGGCCTGGGCCGTGCTGCGCCGGGAGCTCCTGCCCGGGAACCGCTGGCGCTTCGTCGGGTTCTACCTGATGACCTTCCTGCTGTGGATCCCCGCGCTCATCCTGATCCTGGCCGGCTGCTGCCTCACCTGCTGCGTGGCCATCCTGCCCTACCTCAGCTCCGTGGCCTTCCTGCCCATCTTCGTGTTCTTCCGCTGCTACTCCCTGGGCTTCCTGGAGCAGTTCGGCGAGGACTGGCGGATCATCGAGGTCCCCCAGCCCCAGATCAGTACTCGTTCGCCAGATCCCCTGCCCTGA
- a CDS encoding TIGR01777 family oxidoreductase — MAGSDPRRVVVAGGTGLVGQPLVRSLLDQGAQVTVLTRNPARAGLPPGARAHGWENLAALLDGADAVINLAGEGIADQRWSLARKAAIRDSRILATRRLVEAMKDCRLPPRALVNASAIGYYGARDQTPVDEADPPGAGFLPEVCRAWEAEAAAASAIGVRVVRIRIGVVLARDGGALPKMALPVRFWLGCKLGSGRQGLSWIHLDDLVAMFLEAAHNPAWEGPFNGTAPAPVDNEAFTDLLARRLHRPLMPVPGAMTAAALKGLLGEMAEALLLQGAFVLPTRAQALGFGFQFPTAISALEDLI, encoded by the coding sequence ATGGCGGGTTCAGATCCCAGGCGGGTGGTGGTCGCGGGCGGCACGGGGCTGGTGGGGCAGCCCCTGGTCCGGTCTCTTCTGGATCAGGGGGCGCAGGTGACGGTCCTGACCCGGAATCCAGCCCGGGCGGGCCTGCCCCCGGGAGCCCGAGCCCATGGCTGGGAGAACCTCGCGGCCCTGCTCGACGGCGCGGACGCGGTCATCAACTTGGCGGGCGAGGGGATCGCGGACCAGCGCTGGAGCCTGGCCCGCAAGGCCGCGATCCGCGACAGCCGGATCCTCGCGACCCGCCGGCTGGTGGAGGCCATGAAAGACTGCCGCCTGCCGCCCCGGGCGCTCGTGAACGCCTCGGCCATCGGCTACTACGGAGCCCGGGACCAGACGCCCGTGGATGAAGCGGACCCGCCGGGGGCCGGGTTCCTGCCCGAGGTCTGCCGGGCCTGGGAGGCGGAAGCCGCCGCGGCCTCGGCGATCGGGGTCCGTGTCGTCCGCATCCGCATCGGCGTGGTGCTGGCCCGGGACGGTGGGGCCCTGCCGAAGATGGCGCTGCCGGTCCGGTTCTGGCTCGGCTGCAAGCTCGGCTCGGGGAGGCAGGGGCTCAGCTGGATCCACCTGGACGATCTGGTCGCCATGTTCCTGGAGGCGGCCCACAACCCCGCCTGGGAGGGGCCCTTCAACGGCACGGCGCCGGCACCGGTCGACAACGAGGCTTTCACCGACCTTCTGGCACGGCGGCTTCACCGCCCCCTGATGCCGGTGCCCGGTGCCATGACTGCCGCCGCCTTGAAGGGGCTCCTGGGCGAGATGGCCGAGGCCCTCCTGCTCCAGGGCGCCTTCGTGCTTCCGACCCGGGCCCAGGCCCTGGGCTTCGGCTTCCAGTTCCCCACGGCCATATCGGCCCTTGAGGACCTGATTTAG
- a CDS encoding c-type cytochrome, which produces MRIVPTLPLLLLAASLGAQTPLKSVDELRAFFAQNCVKCHGPDGSAHAADGKKLGGFDFTDAKKAAKETDADMVKTIRKGIFFGMVMPSFKDRLTEADAALLVKEVLRKAEKGKAIAP; this is translated from the coding sequence ATGCGGATCGTCCCGACCCTTCCCCTCCTCCTGTTGGCCGCCAGCCTGGGGGCCCAGACACCCCTGAAGTCCGTGGACGAGCTGCGGGCCTTCTTCGCCCAGAACTGCGTGAAGTGCCACGGCCCCGACGGGTCGGCCCACGCCGCTGACGGGAAGAAGCTCGGCGGGTTCGACTTCACGGACGCGAAGAAGGCCGCCAAGGAGACGGATGCCGACATGGTGAAGACCATCCGCAAGGGCATCTTCTTCGGCATGGTCATGCCCTCCTTCAAGGACCGCCTGACCGAGGCCGATGCGGCGCTCCTGGTGAAGGAAGTGCTCCGGAAGGCCGAGAAGGGCAAAGCCATCGCGCCGTAG
- a CDS encoding pyruvate, water dikinase regulatory protein: MDRQPIYVVSGGSGETAQRMVQAALTQFAKGESSALVRRFQNVRSKEDMDRVLQMAADKRAVIIHTTVSREMRFYLADRCAELRLTQVDLFGNLLDTLALYLRERPEERPGSFHAVGDKYFRRIEAIEFALKFDDGIDMGGLPDADIVLVGISRTSKTPLSMYLAMEGYKVLNVPLVPGVPPPPELDTIPQGRIVGLTIQPDRLQEIRAYRLKRLGATGSADSYSDLGRILDELVYADEVFKQHRRWPVLDVTGRSIEETAGLVLDRVFGKERAV; this comes from the coding sequence ATGGACAGGCAGCCCATCTACGTGGTGTCGGGAGGTTCCGGCGAGACCGCCCAGCGCATGGTCCAGGCGGCCCTGACCCAGTTTGCCAAGGGCGAGAGCTCCGCCCTGGTGCGCCGGTTCCAGAACGTCCGGTCCAAGGAGGACATGGACCGGGTGCTCCAGATGGCCGCGGACAAGCGCGCCGTCATCATCCACACCACCGTCTCCCGGGAGATGCGCTTCTACCTGGCGGACCGCTGCGCGGAGCTGCGGCTCACCCAGGTGGACCTCTTCGGCAACCTGCTGGACACCCTGGCCCTCTACCTGCGGGAGCGCCCCGAGGAGCGCCCCGGCAGCTTCCATGCGGTGGGCGACAAGTACTTCCGCCGCATCGAGGCCATCGAGTTCGCCCTGAAATTCGATGACGGCATCGACATGGGAGGCCTGCCCGACGCGGACATCGTGCTGGTGGGCATCAGCCGCACCAGCAAGACCCCCCTCTCCATGTATCTCGCCATGGAAGGCTACAAGGTGCTGAACGTGCCCCTCGTGCCCGGCGTCCCTCCGCCTCCCGAGCTCGACACCATCCCCCAGGGCCGCATCGTGGGCCTCACCATCCAGCCGGACCGGCTCCAGGAGATCCGCGCCTACCGCCTGAAGCGCCTGGGCGCCACCGGCAGCGCCGACAGCTACAGCGACCTGGGCCGCATCCTCGATGAGCTCGTCTATGCCGACGAAGTCTTCAAGCAGCACCGCCGCTGGCCCGTCCTCGACGTCACCGGCCGCAGCATCGAAGAGACCGCGGGCCTGGTGCTGGACCGGGTGTTCGGCAAGGAGCGGGCGGTCTGA
- the pap gene encoding polyphosphate:AMP phosphotransferase, producing the protein MFESAELGHRIDKDVWDREVPPLREALLDAQYDLAAAKFPVVILVAGVDGAGKSETVNTLNEWMDPRHIQTHGLAEPSDEERERPYMWRYWRLLPPKGKIGIFDGSWYTWPILERAYGRIKTSDLDQDMARVARFEQMLIHEGALVLKFWMHLGKTVQKKRLKSLEKDPKTSWRVTPRDWKHFEMYDTFRQVAERALRATSTGDAPWIVVEATDPRYQRLTVGRILLERLRARLDHPAPVVPPPPSQPPAPTLDGVNILKALDLSKRMDKKDYEEELLILQGKLNLLTRHRNFRKHAVVLVFEGVDAAGKGGGIRRITQALDARRYHIHPTAAPTEEERAQPYLWRFWRNLPRRGEVAIYDRSWYGRVLVERVEGFCSEADWRRAYSEINDFEDQVVRNRSLLLKFWLSISQEEQLRRFEERETTPFKRFKITEEDWRNREKWPAYEAATCDMLDRTSTEIAPWTLVESEDKHFGRIKILRTLVQRLEDEL; encoded by the coding sequence ATGTTCGAATCCGCGGAGCTCGGCCACAGGATCGACAAGGACGTGTGGGACCGGGAGGTCCCCCCCCTGCGGGAGGCGCTGCTGGACGCCCAGTACGACCTCGCGGCGGCGAAGTTCCCCGTGGTCATCCTGGTGGCGGGCGTGGACGGGGCCGGCAAGAGCGAGACCGTGAACACGCTCAACGAGTGGATGGATCCCAGGCACATCCAGACCCACGGCCTGGCCGAGCCTTCGGACGAGGAGCGCGAGCGCCCCTACATGTGGCGCTACTGGCGCCTGCTGCCCCCCAAGGGGAAGATCGGGATCTTCGATGGCTCCTGGTACACGTGGCCCATCCTCGAGCGGGCCTATGGCCGCATCAAGACCTCGGACCTGGACCAGGACATGGCCCGGGTGGCGCGCTTCGAGCAGATGCTCATCCACGAAGGGGCCCTGGTGCTGAAGTTCTGGATGCACCTTGGCAAGACCGTCCAGAAGAAGCGGCTCAAGAGCCTGGAGAAGGATCCGAAGACGAGCTGGCGGGTGACGCCCCGGGACTGGAAGCACTTCGAGATGTACGACACCTTCCGGCAGGTGGCCGAGCGGGCCCTGCGCGCCACCAGCACGGGGGACGCCCCCTGGATCGTGGTGGAGGCCACGGATCCCCGCTACCAGCGGCTCACGGTGGGCAGGATCCTGCTGGAGCGCCTGCGGGCCCGGCTGGATCATCCCGCGCCGGTGGTCCCCCCGCCGCCCTCCCAGCCGCCGGCACCCACCCTGGATGGCGTGAACATCCTCAAGGCCCTGGACCTGTCCAAACGCATGGACAAGAAAGACTACGAGGAGGAGCTGCTCATCCTCCAGGGGAAGCTGAACCTGCTCACCCGGCACCGGAACTTCCGGAAGCATGCCGTGGTGCTGGTGTTCGAGGGGGTGGACGCCGCAGGGAAGGGCGGAGGCATCCGGCGCATCACCCAGGCCCTGGACGCCCGCCGGTACCACATCCACCCCACGGCCGCGCCCACGGAGGAGGAGCGGGCCCAGCCGTACCTCTGGCGCTTCTGGCGGAACCTGCCGCGCCGGGGCGAGGTGGCCATCTACGACCGCAGCTGGTACGGCCGGGTGCTGGTGGAGCGCGTGGAGGGCTTCTGCTCCGAGGCCGACTGGCGGCGGGCCTACAGCGAGATCAACGACTTCGAGGACCAGGTGGTGCGGAACCGCAGCCTCCTGCTGAAGTTCTGGCTGTCCATCAGCCAGGAGGAGCAGCTGCGCCGCTTCGAGGAACGGGAGACCACCCCGTTCAAGCGGTTCAAGATCACCGAGGAGGACTGGCGCAACCGCGAGAAGTGGCCCGCCTACGAGGCCGCCACCTGCGATATGCTGGACCGCACTAGCACCGAGATCGCCCCCTGGACCCTCGTCGAGAGCGAGGACAAGCACTTCGGGCGGATCAAGATCCTCAGGACCCTCGTGCAGCGGCTGGAGGATGAGCTATAG
- a CDS encoding sensor histidine kinase codes for MEPLSRTLVWLAMALPAGVAIGGVAVVLARWARIHRRAKADPEALLLSAVSGSLRERGELANSLGELRTVHERLLDALPTGVLWVDQRQRLAALNRRGCELLGVRPGVVGLEAAFVLEPFPWLREALGREPGPAWRCAAGGRRWRLQRIEAPDRIGALVQFEDVTEAEAEEHRRQLRERFADLGEMTAGVAHQLKNGLAVLKGRGQMLKRAGHGEAAEDLLEETEDLERMVQRFLQWAKPLDPVAEPLRLEEAAAQALVELKRRPMSQGRQLAVEGEGGATGDPLLLHQALVNLLENACQATPLGGRILLRVAPGRIDILDDGPGLSEDTAIRMLRPFESGRPDGTGLGLPLALKWLNAQGADLRLVPRPEGGTCAEIRW; via the coding sequence ATGGAACCGCTGTCCCGTACCCTCGTGTGGCTGGCGATGGCCCTCCCGGCCGGCGTGGCGATCGGCGGCGTGGCCGTGGTCCTCGCGCGCTGGGCGCGGATCCACCGCCGCGCCAAGGCGGACCCCGAGGCGCTCCTGCTCTCGGCCGTGTCCGGCAGCCTCCGGGAGCGGGGCGAGCTGGCCAACTCCCTGGGCGAGCTGCGCACGGTCCATGAGCGGCTGCTGGATGCGCTGCCCACGGGCGTGCTCTGGGTGGACCAGCGGCAGCGCCTGGCGGCCCTGAACCGGCGCGGCTGCGAGCTGCTGGGCGTCCGGCCCGGCGTCGTGGGCCTGGAGGCGGCCTTCGTGCTGGAGCCCTTCCCCTGGTTGCGGGAGGCCCTGGGCCGGGAACCCGGGCCCGCCTGGCGCTGCGCCGCCGGGGGCCGCCGCTGGCGGCTCCAGCGCATCGAGGCTCCGGACCGCATCGGCGCGCTGGTGCAGTTCGAGGATGTCACCGAGGCCGAGGCCGAGGAGCATCGTCGCCAGCTGCGGGAACGCTTCGCGGACCTGGGCGAGATGACGGCGGGCGTGGCCCACCAGCTCAAGAACGGCCTGGCGGTGCTCAAGGGCCGGGGGCAGATGCTGAAGCGGGCTGGCCATGGGGAGGCCGCGGAGGACCTGCTGGAGGAGACCGAGGATCTGGAGCGGATGGTCCAGCGCTTTCTCCAGTGGGCGAAGCCGCTGGATCCGGTGGCGGAGCCGCTCCGCCTCGAGGAGGCCGCCGCCCAGGCCCTGGTGGAGCTGAAGCGCCGGCCCATGAGCCAGGGTCGCCAGCTGGCGGTGGAAGGGGAGGGCGGGGCCACGGGCGACCCGCTGCTGCTCCACCAGGCCCTGGTGAACCTGCTGGAGAACGCCTGCCAGGCCACGCCGCTCGGGGGCCGGATCCTGCTGCGGGTCGCCCCCGGGCGGATCGACATCCTCGACGATGGGCCCGGGCTGTCGGAGGACACGGCCATCCGCATGCTCCGGCCCTTCGAAAGCGGCCGGCCGGACGGCACGGGCCTGGGGCTTCCCCTGGCCCTGAAGTGGCTGAATGCCCAGGGGGCCGATCTGCGCCTGGTGCCCCGTCCCGAGGGCGGCACCTGTGCGGAGATCCGCTGGTAG
- a CDS encoding ATP-dependent helicase, with product MPGAPPDPSTHPLLRNLNAPQREAVCHAHGPLLILAGAGSGKTTVITRRIAWLIEEEGVHPGSILAMTFTNKAAEEMRERVQRLVSVPAAQMWVSTFHSFCTRILRREGERTPVGRDFVIFDPADQKSLMKQVLAELKLPEKQFHPKKALEVISDFKNRCLLPEEAREEALDPWTRKVLDAYDLYQKGLKNHRACDFDDLLLYTERLFRDPVVQAQYGERFKFILVDEYQDTNRAQYLLVQHLARRHHNLCVVGDEDQSIYGWRGADIRNILDFQQDFPEAVRIELLQNYRSTKKILDAASEVIANNSQRVEGKGALKTDLGDGETITFKLADEGRLEAEWVVQRIQELRYREPEAKVAVLYRANWQSRQMEEALRAQNLPYRLVGGVKFYERQEVKDLISYLRLISNPFDLVSFRRCVNAPTRGVGPTTLGKIEGAIPEGGTPLEGLAILLRAGELKGRAQREMGKFLELFHRAAAEREGQGLSGLVKWVLQESGYLQSLEDEATLEAEGRIRNLEEFLSAAAESESLGLRLSEFLDRITLAADADQVEESAHLSLMTIHCAKGLEFPFVFVIGMEEDVFPNRNARETPEGLEEERRLFYVAITRAQRRLTLSAARRRRIMGTEMLSMPSRFLRELPAEALTAPIRWGTELYQSGEGVRPGSSFTRGAGGGSVATELQRIRSFFDRVKEVPAPSGEPDGGRFSEPAEAKDPAAFEAGTRVKSARFGAGTVLASSGRGEGLTYTIRFDQGGDRRIMARFGGLERF from the coding sequence ATGCCCGGCGCCCCCCCCGATCCTTCCACCCACCCCCTGCTCCGCAACCTGAACGCCCCCCAGCGGGAGGCCGTCTGCCATGCCCATGGGCCGCTGCTCATCCTGGCGGGCGCAGGCTCCGGCAAGACCACGGTGATCACGCGGCGCATCGCCTGGCTCATCGAGGAGGAGGGCGTCCATCCGGGCTCCATCCTGGCCATGACCTTCACGAACAAGGCGGCCGAGGAGATGCGGGAGCGCGTCCAGCGGCTGGTGTCCGTGCCCGCCGCGCAGATGTGGGTGAGCACCTTCCACAGCTTCTGCACCCGGATCCTGCGCCGCGAGGGCGAGCGCACGCCCGTGGGCCGCGATTTCGTCATCTTCGATCCGGCGGACCAGAAGAGCCTGATGAAGCAGGTGCTGGCGGAGCTGAAGCTCCCCGAGAAGCAGTTCCATCCGAAGAAGGCCCTGGAGGTCATCAGCGACTTCAAGAACCGCTGTCTGCTGCCGGAGGAGGCGAGGGAAGAGGCCCTGGATCCCTGGACCCGCAAGGTGCTGGATGCCTATGACCTCTATCAGAAGGGCCTGAAGAACCACCGGGCCTGCGACTTCGACGACCTGCTGCTCTATACCGAGCGGCTCTTCCGCGACCCCGTGGTCCAGGCCCAGTACGGGGAGCGCTTCAAGTTCATCCTCGTGGACGAGTACCAGGACACCAACCGGGCCCAGTACCTCCTCGTGCAGCACCTGGCCCGGCGCCACCACAACCTGTGCGTCGTGGGTGATGAAGACCAGTCGATCTATGGGTGGAGAGGCGCGGACATCCGCAACATCCTCGACTTCCAGCAGGACTTCCCGGAGGCCGTGCGCATCGAGCTGCTGCAGAACTACCGCTCGACAAAGAAGATCCTGGACGCGGCCTCGGAGGTGATCGCCAACAACTCCCAGCGCGTGGAGGGCAAGGGCGCGCTGAAGACCGACCTGGGCGACGGCGAGACCATCACCTTCAAGCTGGCGGACGAGGGGCGCCTGGAGGCGGAGTGGGTGGTGCAGCGCATCCAGGAGCTGCGCTACCGTGAGCCCGAAGCCAAGGTGGCCGTGCTCTACCGCGCCAACTGGCAGTCCCGGCAGATGGAAGAGGCCCTGCGCGCCCAGAACCTGCCCTACCGGCTGGTGGGCGGCGTGAAGTTCTACGAGCGCCAGGAAGTGAAGGACCTGATCTCGTACCTGCGCCTCATCTCGAACCCCTTCGACCTGGTGAGCTTCCGCCGCTGCGTGAACGCGCCCACCCGGGGCGTGGGACCCACCACGCTGGGGAAGATCGAGGGGGCCATTCCCGAAGGCGGCACGCCCCTCGAAGGGCTGGCCATCCTGCTGCGAGCGGGCGAGCTGAAAGGCCGGGCCCAGCGGGAGATGGGCAAGTTCCTCGAGCTCTTCCACCGGGCCGCCGCCGAGCGGGAGGGCCAGGGGCTCTCGGGCCTGGTGAAGTGGGTGCTCCAGGAGAGCGGCTACCTCCAGAGCCTGGAGGACGAGGCCACGCTGGAGGCCGAGGGCCGCATCCGCAACCTGGAGGAGTTCCTCAGCGCCGCCGCGGAATCCGAGTCCCTGGGCCTGCGCCTGTCGGAGTTCCTGGACCGCATCACGCTCGCCGCGGACGCCGACCAGGTGGAGGAATCCGCCCACCTCAGCCTCATGACCATCCACTGCGCCAAGGGCCTGGAGTTCCCCTTCGTCTTCGTCATCGGCATGGAGGAGGATGTCTTCCCCAACCGCAACGCCCGCGAGACGCCGGAGGGCCTGGAGGAGGAGCGCCGCCTCTTCTACGTGGCCATCACCCGCGCCCAGCGCCGGCTCACGCTGAGCGCCGCCCGGCGCCGCCGCATCATGGGCACCGAGATGCTCTCCATGCCCAGCCGCTTCCTGAGGGAGCTGCCCGCCGAGGCCCTGACGGCGCCCATCCGCTGGGGCACCGAGCTCTACCAGTCCGGCGAGGGTGTGCGGCCCGGCAGCTCCTTCACCCGGGGCGCCGGCGGCGGCTCCGTGGCCACGGAGCTCCAGCGCATCCGCAGCTTCTTCGATCGGGTCAAGGAGGTGCCGGCGCCGTCCGGTGAGCCAGATGGCGGCAGGTTCTCCGAACCTGCCGAAGCAAAAGATCCGGCTGCGTTTGAGGCGGGAACGCGGGTGAAGAGCGCCCGGTTCGGCGCGGGCACGGTGCTGGCTTCCTCGGGCCGGGGCGAGGGCCTGACCTACACCATCCGCTTCGATCAGGGCGGCGACCGGCGCATCATGGCGCGGTTCGGAGGGCTGGAGCGCTTCTGA
- a CDS encoding NAD(P)/FAD-dependent oxidoreductase encodes MRYLLSNLPLNLGEEALDLAKPLAHALGGAPKDYHAVALERRSLDARHKGAIRFLTALSFDTERALELGPHPGGLKLDLAPPAAPYAVAPPPRRPRVVVVGSGPAGTFCALRLLDYGIEPIVLERGPAMGERVQAIAGLWKEAVLDPEANAQFGEGGAGTFSDGKLTTRIGHPATRYVLEAFVRFGANPRILYLAKPHVGTDVIRRCTVLIRKEAEARGARYRFKARLAEVRFDDQGRVRAAVLASGEELPCEALVLAPGHSARDTFEMLHGHGVAMRQKPFAMGVRVEHPQDLIDRSQYGPSAGHPSLPAADYKLVCNFGLNRAAYSFCMCPGGEVIQCSSEEGGVVVNGMSNEKRDSGFANSGLVAKVNTADFGSDHLLGGMYFQRKWEQAAFRAAGETYGAPAMAVQDFLKGRATGRLPRTSFRPFAVAADLRTCLPDFVREQLAGALPTFDQKIHGFASSQAILLAIESRTSSPIQLLRGEDGQSVSHPGLYPCGEGAGFAGGITSAAVDGIRVAEWIAQGAGAPVFQPFEKQVRAGDLANEY; translated from the coding sequence GTGCGCTACCTGCTCTCCAACCTGCCGCTGAACCTGGGGGAGGAGGCGCTGGACCTCGCGAAGCCCCTGGCCCACGCCCTGGGCGGTGCCCCGAAGGACTACCACGCGGTCGCCCTGGAACGCCGCAGTCTGGACGCCCGCCACAAGGGCGCCATCCGCTTCCTGACGGCCCTCAGCTTCGATACGGAGCGCGCCCTGGAATTGGGCCCCCATCCAGGCGGACTCAAACTGGACCTGGCGCCGCCTGCCGCGCCCTATGCCGTGGCGCCGCCACCGCGCAGACCCCGAGTGGTGGTCGTGGGCAGCGGCCCCGCCGGCACCTTCTGCGCGCTGCGCCTGCTGGACTACGGCATCGAGCCCATCGTGCTGGAGCGCGGGCCCGCCATGGGCGAGCGGGTGCAGGCCATCGCGGGCCTGTGGAAGGAGGCGGTGCTGGATCCCGAGGCCAACGCCCAGTTCGGCGAGGGCGGCGCGGGCACCTTCAGCGACGGCAAGCTCACCACGCGCATCGGCCATCCGGCCACCCGCTACGTGCTGGAGGCCTTCGTGCGCTTCGGCGCGAACCCGCGGATCCTCTACCTGGCCAAGCCCCACGTGGGCACAGACGTCATCCGCCGCTGCACGGTGCTCATCCGCAAGGAGGCCGAGGCTCGCGGCGCCCGGTACCGCTTCAAGGCCAGGCTGGCGGAGGTCCGCTTCGATGACCAGGGCCGCGTCCGCGCCGCGGTGCTGGCCAGCGGCGAGGAGCTCCCCTGCGAGGCCCTGGTGCTGGCGCCGGGCCACAGCGCCCGGGATACCTTCGAGATGCTGCATGGCCACGGCGTGGCCATGCGCCAGAAGCCCTTCGCCATGGGCGTGCGCGTGGAGCACCCCCAGGACCTCATCGACCGGTCCCAGTACGGCCCCAGCGCAGGGCATCCCTCGCTGCCCGCCGCGGACTACAAGCTGGTCTGCAACTTCGGCCTGAACCGGGCCGCCTACAGCTTCTGCATGTGCCCCGGCGGCGAGGTCATCCAGTGCAGCAGCGAGGAGGGCGGCGTGGTGGTGAACGGCATGAGCAACGAGAAGCGCGACTCGGGCTTCGCCAACTCGGGGCTGGTGGCCAAGGTGAACACCGCGGACTTCGGCAGCGACCACCTCCTCGGTGGCATGTACTTCCAGCGGAAGTGGGAGCAGGCCGCCTTCCGCGCCGCAGGCGAGACCTACGGGGCCCCGGCCATGGCGGTGCAGGATTTCCTCAAGGGCCGCGCCACGGGCCGCCTGCCCCGCACCAGCTTCAGGCCCTTCGCCGTGGCGGCGGACCTGCGCACCTGCCTGCCGGACTTCGTGCGGGAGCAGCTGGCGGGAGCCCTGCCCACCTTCGACCAGAAGATCCACGGCTTTGCCAGCAGCCAGGCCATCCTGCTGGCCATCGAGAGCCGCACCAGCAGCCCCATCCAGCTCCTGCGGGGCGAGGACGGCCAGTCCGTGTCGCACCCGGGCCTCTACCCCTGCGGGGAGGGCGCAGGCTTCGCCGGCGGCATCACCTCCGCTGCCGTGGACGGCATCCGCGTGGCCGAGTGGATCGCCCAGGGAGCCGGCGCTCCGGTGTTCCAACCCTTCGAGAAGCAGGTCAGGGCAGGGGATCTGGCGAACGAGTACTGA